The following proteins are co-located in the Fusobacteria bacterium ZRK30 genome:
- a CDS encoding serine/threonine protein phosphatase, giving the protein MNIVKLNMEDYDKVWIISDIHGYHNVFLKLMDKIKLTAKDLLIINGDSCDRGPSSLKMYETIEDLIERGLNIIHTFGNHEDLMVNAIEKGELFAWYRNGGRQTVDSYKKKYDILNKHLKYIKNMPIAVDLGKYFIVHGGINPEKSIEDQTPYEMTWIRGDFIDYPLLKTDKIIVYGHTPNLDGKIHFVSDQKISIDCGSYDTGVVGAIELKSMEIIYESTDRLNIYLNQHFKKR; this is encoded by the coding sequence ATGAATATAGTGAAGTTGAATATGGAAGATTATGACAAGGTATGGATTATAAGTGACATCCATGGATATCATAATGTATTCTTAAAATTAATGGATAAGATAAAATTGACAGCAAAGGATCTATTGATTATAAATGGTGATTCCTGCGATCGTGGGCCTTCAAGTTTAAAGATGTATGAAACAATAGAAGATTTGATCGAGAGGGGATTAAACATAATTCATACCTTTGGTAACCATGAGGATCTTATGGTCAATGCCATTGAAAAGGGTGAATTATTTGCCTGGTATAGAAATGGAGGGAGACAGACAGTTGATTCCTATAAGAAAAAATATGATATCTTGAATAAACACTTAAAATATATAAAGAATATGCCCATAGCAGTTGATCTGGGTAAATATTTTATAGTACATGGAGGGATAAATCCAGAAAAAAGCATCGAAGATCAGACTCCCTATGAGATGACGTGGATAAGGGGAGATTTTATAGATTATCCCCTTTTAAAAACCGATAAAATTATAGTTTATGGGCATACTCCTAACTTAGATGGGAAGATCCACTTTGTCAGTGATCAAAAGATATCTATAGACTGCGGGAGTTACGACACCGGAGTTGTAGGAGCTATTGAGCTGAAAAGTATGGAGATTATATATGAAAGCACAGACAGATTAAATATATATTTGAATCAGCACTTTAAAAAAAGATAG
- a CDS encoding glutathione ABC transporter substrate-binding protein, with amino-acid sequence MKKLIFIILSLLLLACGKEEVSKKTRDTLVIADSANPKSLDPHMGNDGSSLRINKQIYSRLVESTGDMEIIPGLAESWEQINPKTVEFKLRKGVKFHNGEDFTAEDVKYSFERMQTSPRIAFILPPLEEIKVIDDYTVQIVTKTPFGPLFAHLSHPALAIVNKKAIEKYGKDYGQHPVGTGPYKFESWDAGDKVTLVRNDEYFLTPPTFKHLVMRNIVEASNRTIGLETKELDIALSIGAVDIENIKNNKNLKLLEKPSISYSYIGFNNDKEVFKNKDLRLAINYAIDKQSIVDVVLDGAGKVATSPLAPGVFGFTDKTKAYEYNPEKAREYMVKAGYKDGLTLTLTIYEGNSNSDVATIVQAQLKEIGIDLIIQSYETGAFFTYTAEGKHEMFLGSWGCVTGDADYGLYAVYHSTAKGAAGNRSFYSNPEVDKLLEEGKISIDPERRKKIYEKAQEIIVDDAAEVMLYNRILSVGTQKDIQGLNLHPVTLHDFYPVSIGK; translated from the coding sequence ATGAAAAAGTTAATATTTATAATACTGTCATTGCTGCTTTTAGCATGTGGAAAAGAAGAGGTATCTAAAAAAACTAGAGATACACTAGTGATTGCAGATTCGGCTAATCCAAAATCGTTGGATCCACACATGGGAAATGACGGGAGTTCTTTACGGATAAACAAGCAAATTTATTCAAGACTGGTAGAATCAACTGGAGACATGGAAATTATTCCTGGGTTGGCAGAAAGCTGGGAACAGATCAATCCAAAAACTGTAGAATTTAAATTGAGAAAGGGAGTTAAATTTCATAATGGAGAAGATTTTACAGCAGAGGATGTAAAGTATTCATTTGAAAGGATGCAGACTTCACCAAGGATAGCCTTTATCCTGCCACCATTGGAGGAGATCAAGGTTATAGATGATTACACTGTACAGATAGTTACAAAAACACCATTTGGTCCATTATTTGCTCACCTGTCCCACCCGGCTTTGGCTATTGTAAATAAAAAAGCCATAGAAAAATATGGAAAAGATTATGGACAGCATCCAGTGGGGACAGGGCCTTATAAATTTGAATCTTGGGACGCAGGGGATAAAGTTACTTTGGTTAGAAATGATGAATATTTTCTGACTCCTCCAACATTTAAGCACCTTGTAATGAGAAATATTGTGGAAGCTTCTAATAGGACCATTGGTCTGGAAACGAAGGAATTGGATATCGCTCTTTCTATTGGTGCTGTTGATATTGAAAATATAAAAAATAACAAAAATTTAAAGTTATTGGAAAAACCATCGATCTCATATTCATATATTGGTTTTAATAATGATAAAGAGGTCTTTAAAAATAAGGATTTAAGGCTGGCTATAAACTATGCTATAGACAAGCAAAGCATAGTGGACGTAGTATTAGATGGAGCAGGAAAGGTAGCGACCTCTCCACTTGCTCCAGGTGTTTTTGGATTTACAGATAAAACAAAGGCATATGAGTATAACCCGGAAAAGGCAAGGGAATATATGGTTAAAGCCGGGTATAAAGATGGGCTGACATTAACATTGACTATATATGAAGGAAATTCAAACAGCGATGTAGCTACTATTGTACAGGCTCAATTAAAAGAGATTGGTATAGATTTGATTATTCAATCTTATGAAACAGGAGCGTTTTTTACATACACTGCTGAAGGAAAACATGAGATGTTTTTAGGATCTTGGGGCTGTGTAACTGGTGATGCAGACTACGGATTGTATGCAGTTTATCACTCAACAGCAAAGGGAGCAGCAGGGAATAGAAGTTTTTATAGTAATCCTGAGGTAGATAAATTATTGGAGGAAGGGAAAATTTCTATAGACCCTGAGAGAAGAAAGAAAATATATGAAAAAGCTCAAGAGATTATCGTAGATGATGCAGCGGAAGTTATGTTATATAACAGAATTTTAAGTGTAGGAACTCAAAAAGATATTCAGGGGTTGAATCTACATCCGGTAACACTGCATGATTTTTATCCGGTTTCTATAGGAAAATAA
- a CDS encoding DUF4344 domain-containing metallopeptidase, protein MKKVLVLFMLNILVVFGEVQVKYSSSSEKEEKEVKEWMVKNRVIEDLTDTVNKEIKIEKELVVAVGDGDSVHYNPENREIVITYDFIIEVRERFKGEYKKEWEIYAKDAIEHTFYHELGHALVDLLNIPVLGKEEDAVDDFGIIMLILTKEDGEERAISAAELFFMEGLEIEEFSSEDLMDEHSLDDQRGYRSLNLVYGSNPEKYKDIAEDLKMDEDRRLMAQGIFEQQTINWLRLLKPYLKDGILLTTYKEFQ, encoded by the coding sequence ATGAAGAAAGTATTGGTATTATTTATGTTAAATATTCTAGTTGTTTTCGGTGAAGTCCAGGTAAAGTATTCCTCTTCATCTGAAAAGGAAGAGAAAGAAGTAAAGGAATGGATGGTAAAAAACAGGGTGATTGAAGATCTGACAGATACTGTAAATAAAGAGATAAAGATAGAAAAAGAACTAGTGGTAGCAGTAGGAGATGGAGATTCTGTACACTATAATCCTGAAAATCGTGAGATAGTTATAACTTATGATTTTATAATAGAAGTCAGGGAAAGGTTTAAAGGTGAATATAAGAAAGAATGGGAAATCTATGCAAAGGATGCAATAGAACATACTTTCTATCACGAATTAGGCCATGCTCTGGTAGATCTTTTAAATATACCTGTTCTGGGAAAAGAGGAAGATGCTGTAGATGATTTTGGGATAATTATGCTTATTTTGACAAAGGAAGATGGGGAAGAACGGGCTATCTCAGCAGCAGAACTTTTCTTTATGGAGGGGCTGGAAATAGAAGAATTTTCTTCTGAAGATTTAATGGATGAGCACAGTTTGGATGATCAGAGGGGATATAGGAGTCTTAATTTGGTATATGGAAGTAATCCAGAAAAATATAAGGATATAGCAGAAGACCTAAAGATGGATGAAGACAGACGGCTTATGGCTCAGGGGATCTTTGAACAGCAGACTATCAATTGGTTGAGGCTTTTAAAACCCTATTTGAAAGACGGTATTCTTTTAACAACATATAAAGAATTTCAATAA
- a CDS encoding phaC PHA synthase: protein MKKIKIILGMLFLLSSMSFATGLQLNVAGKGIPASQEVNGLRLNLIYGKTEAVKGVDFNLVALGDTDNFKGLQIGMLGANRIENTFKGAGIGVVNIHKGDSTGLLWGLVNVSKDVKGVRYGFVNYSKGRSTVDLGTVNISQSSAFQMGLFNKTDDLTGVQLGLINMAKTGFLPIFPFFNIDGRIF, encoded by the coding sequence GTGAAAAAAATAAAAATTATATTAGGAATGCTATTTTTATTATCTAGTATGTCATTTGCAACAGGGTTACAATTGAATGTTGCAGGAAAAGGGATCCCGGCATCTCAAGAGGTAAATGGACTAAGGTTAAATCTGATTTATGGAAAAACAGAAGCTGTGAAAGGTGTAGATTTTAATTTAGTAGCTTTAGGAGATACTGATAATTTTAAAGGACTACAAATTGGGATGTTAGGAGCCAATAGAATAGAAAATACATTCAAAGGGGCAGGGATTGGCGTTGTTAATATTCATAAGGGAGATTCTACAGGACTTTTATGGGGACTTGTTAATGTATCAAAGGATGTAAAAGGTGTCCGGTATGGATTTGTTAACTATTCAAAAGGCAGATCAACAGTTGATCTGGGAACGGTTAATATTTCTCAAAGTTCAGCATTTCAAATGGGATTATTCAACAAGACAGATGACCTCACAGGGGTACAGTTAGGATTAATAAATATGGCTAAGACAGGATTTTTACCAATATTCCCATTCTTTAATATCGATGGAAGGATATTCTAG
- a CDS encoding VirK/YbjX family protein, producing the protein MKNIKFYYKLIKQGSKKGQLNTRKKKIRFSLRTMIFYPWMTELTDFIRNHDYLSARVFEYPILMSKIHRPYLSNSFKVGEKIKTIKDSYRFIDKYLSPGMRERLYTDGKIKIGEIRGNKEEVFEINLALYPHYDKEGEFNLILTNSDKVVLSTLTFSLQKVKDGFRIFVGGLQGAGRNVDHNIIKAATKSMYGIFPKKVVMESLYFLEKTLDMEIEKVCVGNAQHVYGAKRYKRKRTIHSSYDEFWESLNGKILNSGLWLLPKKLERKDILEVASKKRGQYRKKYNLLDQLEGSILNTVKGV; encoded by the coding sequence ATGAAAAACATAAAATTTTACTATAAATTAATCAAACAGGGGAGTAAGAAGGGGCAGTTGAATACAAGGAAAAAGAAGATCAGGTTTTCCCTGAGAACTATGATTTTTTACCCGTGGATGACAGAACTGACAGATTTCATTAGGAATCATGACTACCTTTCAGCAAGGGTCTTTGAATATCCTATCTTAATGAGTAAGATCCATCGGCCGTACTTATCTAATTCTTTTAAGGTAGGGGAAAAAATAAAAACTATAAAGGACAGTTACAGATTTATAGATAAATATTTATCTCCTGGGATGAGGGAGAGGCTCTATACAGATGGAAAGATAAAAATTGGAGAGATCAGAGGCAACAAGGAGGAAGTGTTTGAAATAAATCTGGCCCTCTACCCCCACTATGACAAGGAAGGGGAATTCAATTTGATACTGACCAATTCAGATAAGGTTGTTCTTTCCACATTGACATTCAGTCTCCAGAAAGTTAAAGATGGGTTCAGAATATTTGTAGGGGGGCTCCAGGGAGCTGGTAGGAATGTAGATCACAATATAATAAAAGCTGCTACTAAAAGTATGTATGGAATTTTTCCAAAGAAAGTGGTCATGGAATCTCTTTATTTCCTGGAAAAAACATTGGATATGGAGATTGAAAAGGTTTGCGTGGGAAATGCCCAGCATGTCTATGGTGCAAAAAGATATAAAAGAAAAAGAACTATTCATTCCAGCTACGATGAATTCTGGGAGTCTTTAAACGGGAAGATTTTGAACTCAGGTCTATGGCTGCTGCCGAAAAAACTTGAAAGAAAGGATATCCTTGAAGTTGCCAGCAAGAAAAGGGGACAGTATAGGAAAAAATACAATTTATTGGATCAATTGGAAGGTTCTATTTTAAATACGGTTAAAGGTGTCTAA
- a CDS encoding outer membrane beta-barrel protein produces the protein MKKKLLLMSLMTALSTGAMAISGSWGMSMEGENNSNAFNNGDMILPAITGTLFPMEDSSFYVGTKITTRIHLNNSAFYNADDRSLSKGDGRDRYEIFTGYTWTEGNFSFMPKIAYRYENYKFKQSKDQMHFVRINPNMKYTVNEDVTVYFKGLINPGTKKGDAYDWTNLDGTKTGHKDSYKHKSFSYEAELGAKYKLADNQDVAFGVYNEREIEKDKFERNIWEARAYYDYKFENGVKAGPYARFCLSRNDKGNGDNKFDKYSNKRNRYGIKADFPVSETFAMYSEVYYQVHKNAGIKKGNSVTNDRLFYKLGFTQKF, from the coding sequence ATGAAGAAGAAATTATTATTAATGAGTTTAATGACAGCGCTTTCTACAGGTGCTATGGCAATATCCGGGTCTTGGGGGATGTCCATGGAGGGAGAGAATAACTCAAATGCTTTCAACAACGGAGATATGATCTTACCGGCAATTACAGGTACATTATTCCCAATGGAGGACTCATCTTTTTATGTGGGGACTAAGATAACTACAAGGATTCATCTGAATAACTCAGCATTTTATAACGCAGATGACAGAAGTCTCAGCAAGGGAGACGGAAGGGATAGATATGAGATCTTCACAGGGTATACCTGGACTGAGGGCAATTTCTCATTTATGCCAAAGATCGCCTACAGATATGAAAACTATAAGTTTAAACAATCCAAAGACCAGATGCACTTTGTCAGAATCAATCCCAATATGAAATACACTGTAAATGAGGATGTAACTGTTTATTTCAAAGGGTTGATCAACCCTGGAACAAAAAAAGGGGATGCTTATGACTGGACTAATCTAGATGGAACTAAGACAGGACATAAAGACAGTTATAAACATAAGAGTTTTTCCTATGAGGCAGAGTTAGGAGCTAAGTATAAGCTGGCGGATAACCAGGATGTAGCTTTTGGTGTTTATAATGAAAGAGAGATTGAGAAAGATAAGTTTGAAAGAAATATCTGGGAAGCCAGAGCATATTATGACTATAAATTTGAAAATGGTGTAAAAGCAGGACCATATGCAAGATTCTGTCTTTCCAGAAATGATAAAGGAAACGGGGATAATAAATTTGATAAGTACAGCAATAAAAGAAACAGATACGGAATAAAGGCAGACTTCCCAGTATCAGAAACGTTTGCTATGTACTCAGAAGTTTACTACCAAGTGCATAAAAATGCAGGGATAAAAAAAGGAAATAGTGTAACCAATGACAGGTTATTCTATAAGTTAGGATTTACACAAAAATTCTAA
- a CDS encoding MerR family transcriptional regulator: protein MISRGELIKKYNVTLDTLRYYEKKKLLIPEYTDPESKRRYYSDTQLHFFYLIQCLKASGLSTKETTEFLKLKEECPVNSSTKNFLLGRMNILEDQIQSIHGYLNILNSIVETIDAENNLLEKPIIKTLQKRNIVSLKLDMSLDNLSQKKIMEIESPQLVRQFLNTSGLTFTFKENKLWADNYFLFPVENIKSEETNIMSEGRYFCVQFKANMKDEKDLLKTIEENIIHELSLLKEQGLEQNGPVYLISISSTITAKSDKDWIFEIQIPIK, encoded by the coding sequence ATGATTTCCAGAGGAGAATTAATAAAAAAATACAATGTTACTTTAGATACTTTACGATACTATGAAAAGAAAAAACTTTTAATCCCTGAATATACCGACCCGGAATCTAAAAGGAGATATTATTCCGATACCCAGCTTCATTTCTTTTACTTGATTCAATGCCTCAAAGCCTCTGGACTATCTACAAAAGAAACCACTGAATTTTTAAAACTCAAGGAAGAATGTCCTGTAAATTCTTCTACAAAGAACTTTTTATTAGGCAGAATGAATATACTAGAGGATCAGATTCAGTCTATCCATGGCTATTTAAATATTTTAAACAGTATTGTTGAAACTATAGATGCTGAAAATAACCTTTTAGAAAAACCTATCATCAAAACACTGCAAAAGCGAAATATAGTCTCCCTTAAATTAGATATGAGCCTAGACAACCTCAGTCAGAAAAAAATTATGGAAATTGAGTCTCCTCAATTGGTTAGACAATTTTTAAATACTTCAGGTCTCACTTTTACTTTCAAAGAAAATAAACTTTGGGCTGACAACTATTTTTTATTCCCCGTTGAGAATATAAAAAGTGAGGAAACAAATATAATGTCTGAGGGAAGATATTTTTGTGTACAGTTTAAAGCTAATATGAAAGATGAGAAAGATCTTCTTAAAACTATAGAAGAAAACATCATTCACGAACTGTCACTCCTAAAAGAACAAGGTTTAGAACAAAATGGCCCTGTCTACCTGATCTCTATTTCCAGTACCATTACAGCAAAGTCAGATAAAGACTGGATCTTTGAGATCCAGATACCTATAAAATAG
- a CDS encoding proline--tRNA ligase has product MRFSKMYAKTLKETPKDAEVVSHQLMLRSGMIKKLASGVYTYLPLGYKALKKVEKITREEMDRAGSQELFMPVLQPAELWKETGRWEVMGPEMMRLKDRHDRDFILGPTHEEVITDIIRNDISSYKSLPLSLYQIQTKFRDERRPRFGLMRGREFLMKDAYSFHATDESLDDEFENMKAAYTRVFERCGLKFRSVEADSGAIGGSGSQEFHVLAESGEDEIIFCNTCDYAANLEKAESVIKEEIVQTKEELAEVELRDTPNVAKIDDVCEYFGIPASKTVKAITYMDTLSLKVYMVLQRGDYEINEVKLKNLVNETDLVMLSDADLVAHNLIKGYMGPYNVELGDITLVADESVTKIINHTAGGNKVDTHYMNVNYGRDYTAHIVGDVRSVKAGEGCPRCSGGELESARGIEAGHVFKLGKKYSESMGATFLDENGKTNTMTMGCYGIGVSRTMAAAIEQNNDENGIIWPMSIAPYLVDVIPANIKDADQLGLAEKLYAELTDKNIDTVIDDRKERPGFKFKDADLIGFPIKLIVGRGAKDGLVEVKIRKTNEAFEVKAEEVISFIEEIIAKG; this is encoded by the coding sequence ATGAGATTCAGTAAGATGTATGCAAAAACACTGAAAGAAACACCAAAAGATGCTGAGGTAGTCAGTCATCAATTGATGTTAAGATCAGGAATGATAAAAAAATTAGCAAGTGGGGTTTATACATACCTTCCTTTAGGGTATAAAGCATTAAAAAAAGTAGAAAAAATAACTAGAGAAGAGATGGATAGAGCAGGTTCTCAAGAATTATTTATGCCAGTATTACAACCAGCGGAACTATGGAAAGAAACTGGAAGATGGGAAGTAATGGGACCAGAAATGATGAGACTTAAAGACAGACATGACAGAGACTTTATATTAGGACCTACTCATGAAGAGGTAATCACAGACATAATTAGAAACGATATATCATCATATAAATCTTTACCACTTAGTCTTTACCAAATCCAGACTAAATTTAGAGATGAAAGAAGACCTAGATTCGGACTTATGAGAGGAAGAGAATTCTTAATGAAGGATGCTTACTCATTTCATGCAACTGATGAATCTTTAGATGATGAATTTGAAAATATGAAGGCTGCATATACTAGAGTTTTTGAAAGATGTGGACTTAAATTTAGATCTGTAGAAGCAGATTCAGGAGCTATCGGAGGAAGCGGATCACAAGAATTTCATGTGTTAGCTGAATCTGGTGAAGATGAAATAATCTTCTGTAATACTTGTGATTATGCAGCTAACCTTGAGAAAGCAGAAAGTGTTATAAAAGAAGAAATAGTACAAACTAAAGAGGAATTAGCAGAGGTAGAATTAAGAGATACTCCTAATGTTGCCAAGATAGACGACGTTTGTGAATATTTTGGAATTCCTGCTTCTAAAACTGTAAAAGCTATCACTTATATGGATACTTTATCATTAAAAGTGTACATGGTTTTACAAAGAGGAGACTATGAGATAAACGAAGTTAAACTTAAGAATTTAGTAAATGAAACTGACCTAGTTATGTTAAGTGACGCTGATCTTGTTGCTCATAACTTAATAAAAGGTTATATGGGACCATATAATGTTGAATTAGGTGATATAACACTTGTTGCAGATGAGAGTGTAACTAAGATAATAAACCATACTGCTGGTGGAAATAAAGTGGATACACACTATATGAACGTAAACTATGGTAGAGACTATACAGCTCATATTGTAGGAGATGTTAGAAGCGTAAAAGCTGGTGAAGGATGTCCTAGATGTAGCGGGGGAGAATTAGAAAGTGCCAGAGGAATAGAAGCTGGTCACGTATTCAAACTTGGAAAGAAGTATTCTGAAAGTATGGGAGCTACATTTTTAGATGAAAATGGAAAGACAAATACAATGACTATGGGATGTTATGGTATCGGAGTTTCTAGAACTATGGCAGCTGCAATAGAGCAAAATAACGATGAGAATGGAATTATCTGGCCTATGTCAATAGCTCCTTACTTAGTAGATGTAATTCCTGCAAATATAAAAGATGCAGATCAATTAGGATTAGCAGAAAAATTATATGCTGAATTAACTGATAAAAATATCGATACTGTAATCGATGACAGAAAGGAAAGACCAGGATTTAAATTTAAAGATGCAGACTTAATCGGATTCCCAATTAAATTAATAGTTGGAAGAGGAGCTAAGGATGGATTAGTAGAAGTTAAGATTAGAAAAACTAACGAAGCTTTCGAAGTAAAAGCAGAAGAAGTAATTTCATTCATTGAAGAAATAATAGCTAAAGGTTAA